The DNA window tattatacagtaataggttatatataatattaataagagatataataaaaaattaaaaattaaactatataagaATAGTGTTGTACCTAGGAGGGActagttactattttatatcagatatgaggtataaattatataggggtataatttataccaacAGTAAAAAGGTAAAAGAACACCATATTAAAACACTGttggtataatttatactatacCAATAGTGTAGTACCCCTCTATACCTTCAACCAAACATACCCTAAAAGTACAGTCGGTTTAGGAGGACTCATAATACAGTAGGAAACATTTGGAAGCTGGTCTTTAGGTGGATGTGGTGTCGGTTCTTCAACTTTGTCGATGCTCCTCCTACCATGATGTTATCTCTCTATCCGAATAAAGCACATTTACTCTGAAAGGCAAAACCACTTTAAAGTTGAAAAACCCAAATATACACAAAACCCAGTTGTTAAGGTTAGGCACTCAGTATTATATAGAGGAggataaataaagaaataattagaatcgcatatatatatatatatatatatatgatattaatgCACTTTCAACTGATATTAATGCAGTTTTAGTAAAAATCTTTTGAAAAATCGTTACAGATAATCTTGTTTCGGAAAGTGAATCAACAAACTAGGTATTTGTAACAACTTTTCAAAGAGTCATTACTAATATTAATGCAGTTTTTGTAACGACTTTCTTTAGAACCGTTACAAATACCATTATTTTGAGAAACGAAGACAAAACTACGGTATCTGTAACGACTTTCCTTAGAGCGATCACTAACGACTCTATAGAGAAATGACAAGGGATCACTGATAATGCGGTGAAAAGTTTTAATgcaaaaaaattaagataagtACTTCGTAGAGAGTCTTTTAAGAAGTAGAGTTAAAGTGGGAAATACCTTGGCTTAACACAAAACTAACATGATATTGCTATGGAACACAACATGTTGTATTTGGTGCTAGAGGTACGGACGGATCTATGTAGGAGCTCGGGTGGGTTGAAGTCCACcccaaaaataaaagaaaaagcaacggtaaaaatgtgacaaTATCccctaatttgttattttttttcaatttaatttactatttgtttgtctaattcttaaaaaatgtaaaaacttacctttatccctcattttatctataattttctcattattttttttaaattcattcaaaatatttttcaagcccaccccaaCTCAAATTTCTAGATCTGTCCCTGACTAGAAGAGCTCAAATTTGTTAGAAGACAAAGAATATAGCTACCCTTGTGGGTAAAGTCTAACAAATGATATTCGTTGCCAAAATAATAACGGACATGGGATCCCCAATAATGTGGTGGATGTTGGGTTTGCAATAACAAAATTACGGAttttcttagaaatcaaacatgTAAAAAATTAGTTTCCAAATCGTCATACTcacaaatgaaagaagtgattacactatgAATGATTGAAATACTTCACAATCAAAAGATTCCACAACCTCtctctctagatcagccaaagaacaaagAAAGAAccaaaaaactttaaatttgttcactctctctcaaccttactatGTTAAGggaaataatacaaaaaaatgtatttatacccTAACCTGTTTTCATAACAAAAAACTCTGACCCGTTTAGTTACCCAGAAGTTAAAACCCGACACAATGACAAGGAACACCTCAGTAATTCTCCCCCTTctgagccatgggagaatgtttctataaacattcatcattgTGATGCCCCTGCCAAAACCATTCCGACTTTGGTATAACATATCTCATGTTTGTCTCTTGGTAaaccctttgtcatcatatctgacccgttctcattTGTATGCattttctccaagtataactcattcttctcgagcacttcacggatccaatggtaccttctttggatgtgttttgaacgtgaatggaaacttggattcttgctcacatgtatagaaCTTTGTGAGTTATTAAATACCATAAACCTATTTTGTGTTATACATGTTTCCTTCAATAATTGTTTCATCCAAttcatttccttacaacattcagtaatgacaatatattcagcttTTGTAGttgacaaagcaacacatttctgtagacgagactgccatgatacaacTCCTCCTCTAAAGGTAAACATATACCCtaaagttgatctcattgtgtcaatatcaccactcatatctgaatcagaaatcCTTCAACACGTGGTTTTctagtaccataacacaaaatgtatttggaggtccctcgaagatatctcattagacACTTAACCACTTCTTAGTGTATCTTACCTggatttgaaaggaaacgacTAACTACTCTAACtacatgagctatatccggtaTTGTGTAGACTATTACATACATCAAACTGCCTATTGTTGAAGCATATTGAAACCTtacacatttcttgtctttcctcttcatcattgggagacattgtcttgtttatttttaagtgtatagccaatggacaagcaatTGGTTTTGCCTTGTCCATGTAGAACCTTTTTaaaatcttctcaatatatctctcttcaGACAACCATAaccttttcttcacccgatcatgaatgacctgcattccaagaatttgtcttgttggacccaagtctttcatctcaaaatacttggtcaaatcctttttcaacttgaaaatcttgagcttgtctctccctacaatcaacatgtcatcaacatatatgagaagtataataaaatcagtAGAAGCGAACTATTGCACAAAAATACAGTGGTCtatagacgtcttcatgtactCATGcatggtcatgaacgactcaaacttaagatatcactgacttggtgcttgcttcaaaccgtataGACTTTTGATAAGCTTGCACACCTTTATTTCCTCACCTTTTTTTATTGTAACCTTCAGggtgctccatataaacatgcTCATCCAAATCACCGTGGAGAAATGAAGTCTTGACATCAAACTGtccaacctcaagatccatacaagcagtTAGACCTAACACCACCCAAATgtaagtcatcttcactaccggtgagaaaaatctcatcataatcgattccatgtcTCTAGCCAAAATGTTTGACAACCAACTTAGTCTTGTATCTTGGCTTGCTATCATCACATTCTTGATTGATCTTGTACactcatttattttgtaatacctTTCTGTTCTTTTGTCTTTCACCAGTTCATATGTgtcatttttcagcaatgacttcatttCTTCATTCATGACAGCTAATCATTCTTCTTTGTGAGCATCTTCAAGAGCCTCTTTATAAAATACATACTCCCTATAATTagttagaaggacatactctATAACCgggtacttagaacttgatatTTTCTCCCCTAGTAGACATCTTAAGTACCtttgtttgttgattctgttaatttttatcttttgatgaaCTTTAAAGTCAAcctcaatattatcaccaagatTAACTTTTGTATCATTTTTATGGCCTATATCTTGACCTTGAGGAACATCATCAACACTATCTGAGTCTAAAGCTACATGTGACATTGTCTTCTAAACATCATGAGACATCTCAAGTCATGAATATTGTGTATGAGTGCATCAAGCTtgtcaccatcttcaaaattctcaatagtctgatcttcaaggaataccacatctcggcttctcaaaaccttcttgtcCACTAGGTTATAACAGTtatatccccacttttcatcaccataaccTAAAAATATGCATTGTTTGGTTTGTGCATCTAGCTTAAACCTCTCAtattttggaacatgcacaaaggatttacaaccaaaaatacgtaaatagtcataattaacatctttacttGACTagacgctttctgcacacttattattcaatgtcTTGGAGGAagaacggttgatcacatacactgtaGTGCACATGACTTTAGtccagaaatgcttagccaacctggcatgggagagcatactcctcatccgttccaaaattgttttattcatcctctctgccactccattttgttgtggagtcttgggtaCAGTCTGTTCATGTTGAATATCATGCTCTTTGCAATAATTATCAAATGAGCATATATACTCTCCCTCATTATCTGACTACACCCTCATTAATTTTCTACTTGTCTCTCTTTCAAtcagcttgtgaaagacctcgaACCTTactgcaacctcatccttggactttatagcatagaCCAAACTTTCATAAATACATCGTCTATGAAGATTACAAAATAAGAAGCACCACccatggatttaatcttcataggaccacaaacatcagtatggaccagttcaaggacattctttttcaattCCACTTTCAACTTAGTGAAGGAGACTCTATTTTGCTTACCCTTCAAGAAATGCTCACAactttcaagatgagcatcttTTAGATTCGGaaactcattcctcttgatcaaaacattcagcctTTTTTTATTAAGGTGACAGTTTCTTGTGTCACAACTCACATGATGACTCCATCACAACAGAATATATTGCATCATATGCAAtcttcaaatttgtcttgtataaggaacacaatttcttacctcgtgcaacaaccaaGTAACTCTTGCTTAGCTTGCATGCTCCACCACTGAGACatattatggtagcctccatcatcgatCTTACCTAtggaaatcaaattcattttcaaGTTAGGAATATTTCTTACATGTCTCAATTCAGGAAACAAtccatgtttgtctcgattttaatatcaccaagaccaactatccTGGACACACCATTGTTTCCCATGcaaacctcaccataatcatcatctttgtaggactggaagtaacctttatgtggagtaatatggaatgagtcatctgtgtcaacaatccatgttgtttcatttgaagacgTATTAAGACTCCTGTCATGATatttagaagcatatgtcagttcaccatctgaagcataagtagatgtatctgcactattttctttttttctctggTTTTACCGTACtcttttctttataatttttatatttccaGCACTCGTTTTTCCAATGACCAATTTTCCATAGTATTGCCAACACAATCTTTCTTCGGAGCTCTAGAATTACTTTTAGACTTGTCCTTACTCAAACCACTTCTATTATTCTTTGATCTTCCTTTATCTgtcaccaacatatcagacttagagggtttatccccattttgattctcctcaacaagtaaggaactggtgacaaatgtcATGTTAATTTTACCATTTGGTGTTGAGTTgttgagagtgataataagtgtctcccaacttgtagGCAAAGATTCAAtgactaaaagtgcttgcacgtcatcatcaaagtttatcttcatactactcagctgatttaaaatattttaaaattcattcaagtgctcaataattgatttattatcaatgtactttagattcaccagccttcgtactAGTGTTGCTTTATTCCCTACTAACCTCCCAGTGTAAAGAAtttcaagtttgctccacacaccatacaaCGTAGTCTCGTTCTCAATATGGTGCACAATATTTACACCAACCCATGAACGAATAAAGCCATATGTCTTTCTATCTGTCTTTTTtcaatcagcctcttttgtacTCTCAAGTCTAACACTCTCATTTTCAATtacttcattcaaatcatctgaaactaataAATCACTAATCATCATTTTTCATTGtctgtagtttgtaccattcataCTCAAAATATCATGTCTAGATTTTCTCATTATTACTGTCTTAACAATTGACGAAAACTTTAGTAAAAAAACCagttgatctcctctttgaattTTATCGAGTAACCAACAGAGCACTCTACTCCAATGTTAAAATAGGTAACCAATCAAtactactctgataccactgttgagTTTTGCAATAGCAAAACTACgaatcttcttagaaatcaaacttgTAACAAATTAGTTTTCAAATCGTTttactctcaaatgaaagaagtgattacattAAAAATGATTGGAATACTCCACAATTAAAAGCTCTCACAACCTCTTtctctagatcagccaaagaacaaagAAGGAACCAGAAATCCTAGATATATTCACTCTCTTTCAACCTTATTGTGTTAAGGGGAGAAATatcaaaaaaatgtatttatataccctaacatgttttcataacaaaaaccctgacccgtttacttACCCAGAAGTTCAAACCCGACCCAATGgtaaggaacacctcaacagtGAAAACCTTTGATGTAAGAAGCTTAAGACAAGTACAAATGGGTCTTTTTTTGAAGCGGAGCAGAGTTGGGCAATAGATTGAGTTAACACGAACCGACACGATTCAACATTATATTAGTACGGAACGacacaatacaatattattgCATTCAGGTTATGTATTGGACACAACATAAGTACAAGAGAACACGATCACAACACAACAAAATAACACGATAATGAAACAATCACAAATTAACACAATACAAACACGGTAATCGATATTAATAGTCTAAATccctctttatttttatttttatttgatcctCCCTCTATTTTAGCATGTTCCTTGATTCAATTTAATGCTTGACATCTTCTTAAATTCCTATAATATTTGGGAAGAatgctaattttatttataaagttggcgGAGcgaagtgtcaaatttatttataaagttgtaaaattctattttggtatataaagttgtcaaaagatgtcaaaattatttaagataacgGAAGTCATTTAACGGCGTTAGATTTGTATCCACGTGGCATCCACATATAATCcacctattatatatatatttttaaaactattctcctttttcatttcaaacaaatcctATTTTTTTACATACCTAACCTCCATCCTCTAGCAGCCGACCACTTCACCAGCAATCTCCATCACCGCCCAATACTGCAAATTACACATTCCATTTGACTGGACTTGGAAAAATATGAAGATGATCAATGCACTGCGATACTGAACCCAATACTGCAAAACGCAAAACCAAGCTCATTGTTCTAATCATCTTCAATCTAATCATCATATCCATCTTACTCATCATACGTTTCGCCCATCCCAAAAACCACAATTCATCATTCAAGATGCCATTGTCTTCACCTTCAACCTCTCGTCATTGCCTTCTCCACCGTTGAATCTTCTCTCCTCCACTCTACAAATCACCATCGTCTCTAAAAACCCAAACGAGAATTCGAGTATCCTACAATTAAGTTTGACAGTCATGTCGATTGGAAGATCGGGACGTTAAATACCCATAAGTACCATATTCATGTACTCTGTTCTGCTCGATGGCGACTGCTGATGAATCGGGTGGCGACGACAACTGCTGGTGACGAGGGAGTCGACGGGCGGTTGCTGGTGAAGAGGTCGGTAACAGCGCTCTAGTGAAGTGAGGATGGGGTTAGGTCtgtaaaaaaagagaaaaggtttgtttgaaatgaaaaaagaaaaataattttaagaaatatatatatatatatatatatatatatatattaggtggATGACACGTGGATAAATATTAACCCCGTTAGATTTTTTCCgttatcttaaatatttttgacatattttgacaactttatatacaaaaatagaattttacaactttataaataaatttgacacttcgctccaactttataaacaaaattggcattcttccctataatatttttatcttcatttgGTTGAACGAGATTATATTTTGAATCTATGATTGTgatattcatatttttgttttgtattcTTGTTTAGccttagtaaaaaaaattttttgCTCTTGATCTAATCTAAGATTCCAATATTCTTTTGGTTGGATGCAAATTTAGTATTTGATaatcctaattttattttatttatagtataATTCTCATTTGTTCGACAATCTCAACGTAATTTAGATGTTTTATATAAGTATCTGATTTGTTAGTTTGACATTTCCTTAGTTTAAATGTAgtcttttatttgaatttaatcattCTTGCAATCTTtggaatttttatttgaaaaaaaatatattcaattattaaaacaaattcttTTTAGCACCACAACCAAATTAAgcaaagaaataatattttacaaaatgaatctattgaaatttaaattgaaagtGTATACTTTCTTATATTTTAGATCATTATTCATAGTATAGTATGATCATTTTACAAAGAGACTTACAATTGTAAAAGCAATCTAGCTACTCCTTATTATTTTAGGTTTTCCCCCACTCTCTCTTTGATCTGTCCTTTCCTTTTATTAGTATCTCGTTTTCCTGTCCTGTTCTGGTTTTTTAGTGTTTATATTCAATTCATTTCTGCGCAATAtaattcaaagaaaataaaaaatatatgcatgcatgcatgcagtaCTCTCCGGATCTTCATggataatagtaataatatgaGTGAGGTGGCGGTGGCGGCGggggaggtggaggtggaggtggaggtggaggtggaggtggaggaggaggaggtggcGGCGGTGGTGGAGGTGGCGGCGGTGGTGGAGGTGGAGGGGGTGGAGGCGGTGGCGGAGGTGGAGGTGGCGGAGGTGGAGGGGGTGGAGGTGGCGGTGGTGGTGGCGGTGGAGGCGGtggaggaggaggtggtggCGGTGGAGGAGGCGGCGGACTTCTGGGGGAACAACCGCTGCAATCTACAGGATACGAATAAACCGACATGCATTCATCGTACGAGCGTTGAAACGGTCGGCCAAAAATGCAATTCCCTCTATCATCCTTctttttcaaacttaaacaaacaGCCGGTTCAGAGCAGAAATAATTATCAGAATAAGTAAAATTCTCAAGCCGTGGCAACGAACAAATCCCAGCCGGAATCTCCCCTGAAAACCTATTGTTCCCCACGTTCAATTGTTCCAAATTTCTCATTCCCATCATTTCCTCCGGTAAATTCCCAACCAACTCATTATTACTAACATCAAACACCGTCAATTGATTCAACAACCCAATCTCCGGCGGCAAACAACCCATCAAACCGGAATTTATTATAACAAGCTCGTTAAGTGTACCCCCCATTTTCAACAAACTCGCCGGTAAACACCCATTTAGATTATTATTCGCTAAAACCACCGCCGAAACAGGGGAATTCCCGAAATTGGAAGGAATCGAGAATTGGaaattgttgttgttgatgaagaGTGCATCAAGATGAATATCGAAAAGTTCTGAAGGAACATCTCCATAGAAGTAATTGAACCTGATATCGAGATACTTTATTGATGGGAGACAGAGTACAACGGATGGGAACTCTCCGGTGAACTGATTATTACTCAAATCTAGTTCG is part of the Impatiens glandulifera chromosome 1, dImpGla2.1, whole genome shotgun sequence genome and encodes:
- the LOC124925769 gene encoding leucine-rich repeat extensin-like protein 6, translated to MMIFAIRFRVYTLCLLSFFPSLSLQQTPLPNPRLQNAFFALQAWKHAITSDPNGFTSNWCGPHVCNYTGIYCAPAPDDSYLTTVAGVDLNHAAISGYLPEELGLLSDLSLFHINSNYFYGTLPESFKNLHRLFELDLSNNQFTGEFPSVVLCLPSIKYLDIRFNYFYGDVPSELFDIHLDALFINNNNFQFSIPSNFGNSPVSAVVLANNNLNGCLPASLLKMGGTLNELVIINSGLMGCLPPEIGLLNQLTVFDVSNNELVGNLPEEMMGMRNLEQLNVGNNRFSGEIPAGICSLPRLENFTYSDNYFCSEPAVCLSLKKKDDRGNCIFGRPFQRSYDECMSVYSYPVDCSGCSPRSPPPPPPPPPPPPPPPPPPPPPPPPPPPPPPPPPPPPPPPPPPPPPPPPPPPPPPPPPPPPPPPPPPPPPPPPPPPHSYYYYYP